The following coding sequences are from one Nicotiana tomentosiformis chromosome 3, ASM39032v3, whole genome shotgun sequence window:
- the LOC104108495 gene encoding uncharacterized protein isoform X1, protein MSSISSSCSFLALTSPLHRSRPCFSLQQARSCYKRCAFNNHGNITISIHVQSASLHPSRNLQSCCNAIAPSNDGTVSVINFEDVMEKDWSFLEYPDSSEEHKEKIDEIISAGEITETSKVMIAIGSEEFVDRVVDSSNCRQLLVVHDSLFMLACIKEKYDKVKCWQGELIYVPEKWTSFDAIFLYFLPALPFELGQIMEALRKRCLPGARVVISHPQGRQVVEEQRKQYPDVVVSNLPDKMNLQNVAAEHSFEVVKFTDEPGFYLAILKFEPENKND, encoded by the exons ATGAGCTCTATCTCATCATCCTGCTCTTTCCTCGCACTTACATCACCTCTTCATAGATCAAGACCATGTTTTAGTTTACAACAGGCTCGTAGTTGCTACAAACGATGTGCTTTCAATAATCATGGCAACATTACCATTTCTATCCATGTCCAATCAGCATCCCTTCATCCGTCCCGTAATTTGCAATCCTGCTGTAATGCTATTGCTCCATCAAATGATGGAACGGTATCTGTAATTAATTTTGAAGATGTCATGGAAAAAGACTGGTCATTTCTTGAGTATCCAGATTCCAGTGAAGAGCATAAGGAAAAAATTGATGAGATCATATCAGCAGGAGAGATCACAGAGACTTCTAAGGTTATGATTGCGATTGGTTCTGAAGAATTTGTTGATAGAGTAGTTGATTCATCAAATTGCAGGCAATTGCTTGTCGTTCATGACTCACTTTTCATGTTAGCATGCATCAAAGAAAAATATGATAAGGTTAAGTGTTGGCAAGGAGAATTGATATATGTACCAGAGAAGTGGACATCTTTTGACGCTATTTTTCTCTACTTCCTTCCTGCATTGCCGTTTGAGCTTGGTCAGATTATGGAAGCACTCAGAAAACGCTGTTTGCCAG GTGCGAGAGTTGTGATTAGTCATCCACAAGGCAGACAAGTGGTTGAAGAGCAACGGAAACAATATCCTGACGTGGTAGTCTCAAACTTGCCAGATAAGATGAATCTGCAAAATGTTGCGGCAGAGCATTCATTTGAAGTAGTCAAATTCACAGATGAACCTGGCTTCTATCTTGCTATTCTGAAATTCGAGCCAGAGAACAAGAACGACTAG
- the LOC104108495 gene encoding uncharacterized protein isoform X2 translates to MSSISSSCSFLALTSPLHRSRPCFSLQQARSCYKRCAFNNHGNITISIHVQSASLHPSRNLQSCCNAIAPSNDGTVSVINFEDVMEKDWSFLEYPDSSEEHKEKIDEIISAGEITETSKVMIAIGSEEFVDRVVDSSNCRQLLVVHDSLFMLACIKEKYDKVKCWQGELIYVPEKWTSFDAIFLYFLPALPFELGQIMEALRKRCLPGCIYQGKPLQVVHAQRSCHSRRRSSPHFPP, encoded by the exons ATGAGCTCTATCTCATCATCCTGCTCTTTCCTCGCACTTACATCACCTCTTCATAGATCAAGACCATGTTTTAGTTTACAACAGGCTCGTAGTTGCTACAAACGATGTGCTTTCAATAATCATGGCAACATTACCATTTCTATCCATGTCCAATCAGCATCCCTTCATCCGTCCCGTAATTTGCAATCCTGCTGTAATGCTATTGCTCCATCAAATGATGGAACGGTATCTGTAATTAATTTTGAAGATGTCATGGAAAAAGACTGGTCATTTCTTGAGTATCCAGATTCCAGTGAAGAGCATAAGGAAAAAATTGATGAGATCATATCAGCAGGAGAGATCACAGAGACTTCTAAGGTTATGATTGCGATTGGTTCTGAAGAATTTGTTGATAGAGTAGTTGATTCATCAAATTGCAGGCAATTGCTTGTCGTTCATGACTCACTTTTCATGTTAGCATGCATCAAAGAAAAATATGATAAGGTTAAGTGTTGGCAAGGAGAATTGATATATGTACCAGAGAAGTGGACATCTTTTGACGCTATTTTTCTCTACTTCCTTCCTGCATTGCCGTTTGAGCTTGGTCAGATTATGGAAGCACTCAGAAAACGCTGTTTGCCAG GTTGTATATATCAGGGAAAACCTCTTCAAGTGGTCCATGCTCAACGCAGTTGTCATTCCAGAAGGAGGTCTTCACCCCATTTCCCACCTTAA